Proteins encoded by one window of Primulina huaijiensis isolate GDHJ02 chromosome 1, ASM1229523v2, whole genome shotgun sequence:
- the LOC140987688 gene encoding serine carboxypeptidase-like, whose product MASTLLYHYYYVTFMSVFLISSTFSLARTFNDTSFFNPKSPKREAERLIRSFNLFPKHGMNIHVGEVSEYKFFNNESRIVEKKIKFPFVVEKGESISDLGHHAGYYRIKHSKDARMFYFLFESRKSSKDPVVMWLTGGPGCASELALFYENGPFHITNNLTLTWNKFGWDKVSNIIYVDQPTGTGFSHSSTDADLRHNEEGLSNDLYDFLQEFFKGHPQFAGNDFYITGESYAGHYIPALASRINQGNKNKEGIHINLKGMAIGNGLTNPAIQYQMYTDFALKMKLLTQDQYDGMKPAVSQCAKEAKLCGPDGGINCLKALGDCNELFNNIVAINEGINYYDIRKKCEGYLCYDFSNVERFLNLEPVRIALGVGDVEFVSCSSDVYDALYQDIMRNLEVGIPALLEDGIKLLVYVGEYDLICNWLGNSKWLDAMRWSGQKKYLAASTVPFSVDGAEAGLQKGYGPLTFLRVHNAGHMVPMDQPKHSLEMLRRWMQGKSPLSQAGSL is encoded by the exons ATGGCTTCAACACTTCTTTACCATTATTATTATGTCACATTTATGTCTGTTTTCTTAATCTCTTCAACCTTTTCTTTAGCAAGAACCTTTAATGATACAAGTTTTTTCAATCCGAAATCTCCAAAACGAGAGGCGGAAAGGCTCATCAGATCATTCAACTTGTTCCCAAAGCATGGCATGAACATTCATGTTGGGGAAGTTTCCGAGTACAAATTTTTCAATAACGAATCGAGAATCGTCGAAAAGAAGATTAAGTTTCCTTTTGTTGTGGAAAAAGGGGAGTCTATCTCTGACTTGGGTCATCATGCTGGCTATTATAGGATAAAGCATTCCAAAGATGCAAG GATGTTCTACTTTTTATTTGAATCAAGAAAGAGCAGCAAAGATCCTGTAGTCATGTGGCTAACAGGAGGACCGGGGTGCGCTAGTGAACTAgctttattttatgaaaatggcCCCTTTCACATAACAAACAACCTCACCTTAACATGGAACAAGTTTGGATGGGATAAggtatcaaatattatatacgtCGACCAACCAACGGGGACCGGTTTTAGCCACAGCTCCACTGATGCTGACCTTAGACACAATGAGGAGGGTCTTAGCAATGATCTATATGACTTCTTGCAG GAGTTTTTCAAGGGGCATCCTCAGTTTGCAGGGAATGATTTTTACATAACTGGAGAATCTTATGCCGGGCACTATATTCCTGCGTTGGCTTCTCGGATTAATCAAGGGAACAAAAATAAAGAAGGCATCCATATTAACCTAAAG GGAATGGCCATAGGAAATGGATTAACTAACCCAGCAATCCAATATCAAATGTACACTGATTTTGCTTTAAAAATGAAACTACTCACCCAAGATCAGTACGATGGGATGAAACCAGCAGTTTCACAATGCGCAAAGGAAGCTAAACTTTGTG GCCCGGATGGCGGAATTAATTGTTTGAAAGCTCTTGGAGATTGCAACGAGCTCTTCAACAACATAGTGGCAATTAACGAGGGAATAAAC TACTATGATATAAGAAAGAAGTGCGAGGGCTACCTGTGCTACGACTTCTCTAACGTGGAGCGGTTTCTGAATCTGGAACCCGTCAGAATCGCTCTTGGTGTGGGTGACGTAGAGTTCGTCTCATGCAGCTCCGATGTGTATGATGCTTTGTACCAAGACATAATGAGAAATCTCGAAGTAGGAATACCTGCGCTTCTGGAGGATGGGATCAAGTTACTTGTATATGTTGGAGAATATGATCTGATATGCAACTGGCTTG GGAACTCGAAATGGCTTGACGCCATGCGATGGTCGGGACAGAAGAAATACTTAGCAGCATCCACGGTTCCATTTTCAGTAGACGGTGCAGAGGCCGGATTGCAGAAAGGATACGGACCACTTACTTTTCTGAGAGTGCATAATGCTGGTCATATGGTTCCGATGGATCAACCTAAACATTCTTTGGAAATGCTAAGAAGGTGGATGCAAGGCAAAAGCCCCCTGAGTCAGGCAGGTTCTTTGTGA
- the LOC140972799 gene encoding serine carboxypeptidase-like 48: MAIGNGLTHCEIQYQTYTDYALNMKLLTQDEHEKLKAAVSQCLQEAVAQTVELNVRKHMEIAITSSATSWQLIWVQVERFLTLKFVKTAIGVSDIEFVSCSSKVYKAMLQDWMRNLEVGIPIHFLRMRSSYLYMLGNNLSSGG, from the exons ATGGCCATAGGAAATGGATTAACTCACTGCGAAATCCAATACCAAACATACACTGATTATGCTTTAAACATGAAACTACTTACGCAAGATGAGCACGAGAAGTTGAAAGCAGCAGTTTCGCAATGCCTACAGGAAGCTGTG GCCCAGACGGTGGAATTAAATGTGAGGAAGCATATGGAGATTGCAATAACCTCTTCAGCGACATCGTGGCAATTAATATGGGTACAAGT GGAGCGTTTTCTGACTCTGAAATTCGTCAAAACCGCTATTGGTGTTAGTGACATAGAGTTCGTGTCATGCAGCTCCAAGGTGTACAAGGCTATGCTCCAAGACTGGATGAGAAATCTTGAAGTAGGAATACCTATACACTTCTTGAGGATGAGATCAAGTTACTTGTATATGTTGGGGAATAACCTCTCCTCAGGAGGATAG
- the LOC140987681 gene encoding uncharacterized protein, which yields MYSWQEMSNQSMNSDEPTTHPTRKRPMVKNDGPTAILCTVVAIDHTDLCYRVCSACEKTLPDSSAACRYCNFSNSFNPRSSGSKRLFRVLMSIATNTRVFVVVMFDRAARVLFGCSADEFFDFAKTHPYAAMTAGRVLEGEMLTVTLSNPNNGNAQHQRVVSVVPLRTGFQPAIETLRELYLETS from the exons ATGTATTCTTGGCAAGAAATGTCGAATCAATCGATGAATTCTGATGAACCCACTACCCATCCAACGAGGAAAAGGCCGATGGTGAAAAATGATGGGCCAACAGCGATACTGTGTACTGTGGTGGCGATTGACCACACCGATTTGTGTTACCGAGTGTGCTCGGCGTGTGAAAAAACTCTTCCTGATAGCTCCGCTGCCTGCAGATACTGCAATTTTAGCAACAGTTTCAATCCACGTTCATCTGGATCCAAACGCCTCTTCCGTGTTCTT ATGTCTATTGCTACGAATACGAGGGTTTTTGTGGTGGTAATGTTTGACAGGGCTGCAAGAGTGTTGTTTGGTTGCTCAGCAGACGAATTCTTTGACTTTGCCaagactcatccttatgctg CAATGACAGCCGGCCGGGTTTTGGAGGGAGAGATGCTAACTGTAACATTATCTAACCCGAACAATGGAAATGCCCAGCATCAGCGAGTGGTATCAGTTGTGCCCTTAAGGACTGGTTTTCAACCAGCTATTGAGACTTTGAGGGAATTGTACCTT GAAACAAGTTAA